One genomic window of Caenorhabditis elegans chromosome I includes the following:
- the F32H2.12 gene encoding SRCR domain-containing protein (Confirmed by transcript evidence) — protein sequence MSSADAHIGLENEIDAIPIDSEYKEEKGFKWFLKFSVQQIGKRPCLPILIFMVLSLIFNQWDIERDKYDGPRIIPEDSSTTGVYLRKNDKPCGFMKSKFGYYENRTCSANVLIDRRERFGCYVSDCGSPREILCSENGNGWLSKKVFSTESRCEDNTHIRHYCCRPQSQLCTWQGVWTSTETFQNINCQFEPNSECGNLLCTNGQHKILADSEGFCRSVMMNGRWGSATCGKIFSDNSDEWYKKIDAYSVIDV from the exons ATGTCATCTGCAGATGCTCATATTGgattagaaaatgaaatagaTGCGATTCCAATAGATTCTGAAtataaagaagaaaaaggattcaagtggtttttaaaattctccgTTCAACAGATAGGG AAGCGACCATGCCTTcctatattgatttttatggtCTTATCACTAATATTCAATCAATGGGATATTGAAAGGGATAAGTATGACGGTCCAAGAATTATTCCAGAAGACTCTTCAACAACCGGAGTTTATTTGAGAA aaaatgacaaaCCGTGTGGTTTCatgaaatcgaaatttggaTATTATGAAA atcgcACATGTTCAGCAAATGTTCTAATAGATCGACGGGAAAGATTTGGATGTTATGTCAGTGATTGTGGAAGTCCGAGAGAAATATTATgctctgaaaatggaaatggttggctttccaaaaaagtattttccacGGAATCAAG ATGTGAAGATAACACCCATATTCGTCATTATTGTTGTCGGCCACAATCTCAACTTTGCACGTGGCAGGGTGTATGGACTTCAActgaaacatttcagaatataAATTGCCAGTTTGAGCCTAATTCAGAATGTGGGAACTTATTGTGTACT AATGGGCAACACAAAATACTGGCGGATTCTGAAGGTTTTTGTCGATCGGTGATGATGAATGGAAGATGGGGATCTGCCACGTGTGGcaagattttttcagacaattctgaTGAATGGTACAAGAAAat agatgcGTATTCGGTGATTGATGTATAG